In the genome of Mangifera indica cultivar Alphonso chromosome 9, CATAS_Mindica_2.1, whole genome shotgun sequence, the window TTGGAAAAGTGGAAGGCCTTCACATTTAAATCTCAGTGCTGTTCTCACTTCAAATGGAACCTTTCAACTTATGGATCAAAATTTGGAGCCTGTTTGGTCTGCCTTTGGAGAAGATCATGGCGACTCTGTCAAATTCCGGTTTCTTAGGCTCGATGCGGATGGAAATCTACGGTTGTATTCATGGGTAAAGGCTTCACGGTCATGGAGATCAGTTTGGCAAGCTGTTGAAAATCAATGCAGTGTCTTTGCAACCTGTGGTGAGCAGGGCATTTGTTTATTCAATGCATCCGCTTCCCCGGTCTGCAAATGCCCCTTTAAGTCCACATCTTCTGCCAGCACAAAATGTTTGTTTCCACGTTCGCAGGAGTGCGATTCTGGTGCTGATTTGGTTGAATATGAGCACATGTTACTGTATGGAATTTATCCAGCAAATGATTCAATTTTTCAGTCAAGTTTACGGCAGTGTAAACTGGCTTGCATACATGATCCACAATGTTCAGCAGTAACCTTCACAAATGATGGGACTGCACAATGCCGAATGATGACAACTCAGTACGTGAGTGGTTATTCGGACCCCTGGCTTAGTTCTGTATCCTTCACAAGGAAATGTTTATACACAGATCCATTAGCTGCTAAACCCAATTTCACAAAGTCCCCCCCAAGTTTTCGACTAGTACAATCTAACAGGCTTTGCATTCCTTGTCAAATTGGGGCAGGTTCCGGCACGGTCGTTGTATTCATTGTCATTCAGTTTGGGATTGGAATTTTCTTGTACAGGAGAAGAAAGTCTATAAGGAGGAGAGCTGCATTAGCTTTTACAGGCCCTAACTCAAAGGGTTTGCTTATGTTATCCTTCAGTGAAATCAAGGAGCTTTCAGCGAACTTCAAGTACCAATTAGGCCCAAAGATGTTCAAAGGCATGCGAGCAGATAACCAACCAATTGCCATCAAGAAGATGGATGCAACAATAGCAGAGAGAAAGTTCCGAAGTGCAGTGTCTAAGATAGGGAATATTCATCACAAAAACCTCGTAAAGCTGGAGGGTTATTGTTGTGAGTTAAATCACAAGTATCTTGTCTATGAATTTGCTAAGAATGGTTCTCTAGAAAAGTATATACAAGATTCCAAATTTTGTGGGAAACTGAACTGGAGAAAGAGGGTTGACATATGCTTGTCCGTGGCAAGGGCTCTTTTTTATTTGCACACAGAGTGTAGGGAATTTGTAAGCCATGGGAATCTGAAATGTGGAAATGTAGTCTTGGATGAAGATTTTGAGGCGAAAGTGACTGATTTTGGCCTAGGCATTTTTCATGGTGGAGCATCATTCAATTGGGTTCCTGCAGCAAAAGATGTGGAAGATTTTGGCAAGATGGTGTTGATGCTAGTAAGTGGCAGGTATcaagaagttgaagaaaatgTTTGTGAGTGGGCTTATAAGGAATGGATGGAGGGAAATGCAGAGAGGATAGTTGATCAAAGAATAGATAGTGAAGTCGATCCTCAAAAGCTGGAGCGCATGTTGAGACTTGTGTTTTGGTGCCTTCAAACTGATGAACATATGCGACCTTCCATGGGTGAGGTGGTGATGGTACTAGAGGGCACATCAACTGTTGATCCTCCTCCTCCGCCCTTTGCATGTCGAAGGCCATTGGATGATGAGGAGTCATCAGAGTCAGCCTTAGAGAACTAGAATCTCATTGAACATCTAGAACTTTAACTTATTTGTTGATTTTAGCTTATGCTTTCATGTATAGTAGTACTAACCATCAATTATGATTACAGTTTTGCCTGAAATGAATGACAACATATAGCACTTATCCTTGTTTTATTTCATCTTAATACATTCACACATAACATTTGACCATTGAACTCGGAGCTTTCAACACTATGCTTTTCTTTTCAAGTTGCTCTGTGAAAAAGCATCACCTAAATATCAATTTTCAGGTCAGTTGTAATATTCAAGTATTGTTGTATAGATGTAGCAGACTAAAACACTTGAAATAACTAACTTACAAATATTTCCACAACTCTCAATTTTTCCTGGACAcacttcattttttaaattacaatctGGAATGGGCTCTAGAAAAGCAGAGAGAAGTGATGCTTTTTGGCTTCAAAGCTTTTCACCTAAATCAATAAAGAGACATGGGTAAGAGGCATGCAAATTGCAATGCATATAAAGTAGCTTTTCTTCtatcatcaataaattaaatattatatggaCCGACTTTATATGTTTGACATATTGTAAACTTTTGCAGGAGAGACTGTAAACTAAACAAACAATATTACAAAGTCATGCTGAGTGGAAAGATGTACTATGgactaataaattaattaataggaTGTATTTCAATATGGcatctaaatattaaaaaaaaatagaaaaatgttatatatgtttaattttaaatatttaattaaatatttaaataatatatcatattattttatttttaatttaatttaatttaattatataataatatattattagatattttaaaattggatggaaAAATAAATGTGATAGTGATTGACTTGGGATTTCTCACAAGAGAATAGGTAGCTTTCGCATCATGCATAAATGAGAATAATTTTCATGTCCAATAATTGTGTTCTCCAATCCAAGCACATTAATCTtctggaaaaaataaaaaatgcaattaCTTTTTGAAAGTAGGAActtttgattgattaataatGGCCATTTAGGttaatc includes:
- the LOC123225234 gene encoding G-type lectin S-receptor-like serine/threonine-protein kinase SD3-1 isoform X1 — translated: MLASSISGGLNVFSAFSNMVQQEPFLLHSPFLLCISIGLLLLFRVVVSQIPLGSKLSVVENDFWFSSNGDFALGFFNSSDQPNQFSVGIRYNSKLITAAKQTVVWVAGGDATVGNQSYFQLSQNGELVLFDSSKGFTVWTTKTRLLSVASAFLQDDGNFVLLNERKDVVWQSFDTPSNTLLPGQKLYVFSTLRPATTDPLSSSYSLYMNSLGQLLLRWDSIAYWKSGRPSHLNLSAVLTSNGTFQLMDQNLEPVWSAFGEDHGDSVKFRFLRLDADGNLRLYSWVKASRSWRSVWQAVENQCSVFATCGEQGICLFNASASPVCKCPFKSTSSASTKCLFPRSQECDSGADLVEYEHMLLYGIYPANDSIFQSSLRQCKLACIHDPQCSAVTFTNDGTAQCRMMTTQYVSGYSDPWLSSVSFTRKCLYTDPLAAKPNFTKSPPSFRLVQSNRLCIPCQIGAGSGTVVVFIVIQFGIGIFLYRRRKSIRRRAALAFTGPNSKGLLMLSFSEIKELSANFKYQLGPKMFKGMRADNQPIAIKKMDATIAERKFRSAVSKIGNIHHKNLVKLEGYCCELNHKYLVYEFAKNGSLEKYIQDSKFCGKLNWRKRVDICLSVARALFYLHTECREFVSHGNLKCGNVVLDEDFEAKVTDFGLGIFHGGASFNWVPAAKDVEDFGKMVLMLVSGRYQEVEENVCEWAYKEWMEGNAERIVDQRIDSEVDPQKLERMLRLVFWCLQTDEHMRPSMGEVVMVLEGTSTVDPPPPPFACRRPLDDEESSESALEN
- the LOC123225234 gene encoding G-type lectin S-receptor-like serine/threonine-protein kinase SD3-1 isoform X2, which produces MSFQEPFLLHSPFLLCISIGLLLLFRVVVSQIPLGSKLSVVENDFWFSSNGDFALGFFNSSDQPNQFSVGIRYNSKLITAAKQTVVWVAGGDATVGNQSYFQLSQNGELVLFDSSKGFTVWTTKTRLLSVASAFLQDDGNFVLLNERKDVVWQSFDTPSNTLLPGQKLYVFSTLRPATTDPLSSSYSLYMNSLGQLLLRWDSIAYWKSGRPSHLNLSAVLTSNGTFQLMDQNLEPVWSAFGEDHGDSVKFRFLRLDADGNLRLYSWVKASRSWRSVWQAVENQCSVFATCGEQGICLFNASASPVCKCPFKSTSSASTKCLFPRSQECDSGADLVEYEHMLLYGIYPANDSIFQSSLRQCKLACIHDPQCSAVTFTNDGTAQCRMMTTQYVSGYSDPWLSSVSFTRKCLYTDPLAAKPNFTKSPPSFRLVQSNRLCIPCQIGAGSGTVVVFIVIQFGIGIFLYRRRKSIRRRAALAFTGPNSKGLLMLSFSEIKELSANFKYQLGPKMFKGMRADNQPIAIKKMDATIAERKFRSAVSKIGNIHHKNLVKLEGYCCELNHKYLVYEFAKNGSLEKYIQDSKFCGKLNWRKRVDICLSVARALFYLHTECREFVSHGNLKCGNVVLDEDFEAKVTDFGLGIFHGGASFNWVPAAKDVEDFGKMVLMLVSGRYQEVEENVCEWAYKEWMEGNAERIVDQRIDSEVDPQKLERMLRLVFWCLQTDEHMRPSMGEVVMVLEGTSTVDPPPPPFACRRPLDDEESSESALEN